The following proteins are encoded in a genomic region of Nonomuraea muscovyensis:
- a CDS encoding aggregation-promoting factor C-terminal-like domain-containing protein, with the protein MDSKRVLRSTLATMAAATALGATTMESRTEAHAEARTEARAQAHTEARAQAHTEARAETRAEGDQTVVHENVWEAPVIRVRTWRTATRPRVVKRLRTADPQSRNKDIALDHVVRRSWSYRQFQCLDSLWTRESGWNHRAYNSSSGAYGIPQALPGGKMQGAGHDWRSNPETQIRWGLTYIKGRYGRPCDAWGHFQAHNWY; encoded by the coding sequence TTGGACAGCAAACGCGTGCTGCGCAGCACACTCGCCACGATGGCGGCGGCCACCGCGCTCGGCGCCACCACGATGGAATCCCGCACAGAGGCCCACGCCGAGGCCCGCACAGAGGCCCGCGCCCAAGCCCACACCGAGGCCCGCGCCCAAGCCCACACCGAGGCCCGCGCCGAGACCCGCGCCGAGGGCGACCAGACGGTCGTTCACGAGAACGTCTGGGAGGCGCCGGTCATCAGGGTCCGCACCTGGCGGACGGCCACCAGGCCGCGGGTCGTCAAGCGGCTCAGGACCGCCGATCCCCAGAGCCGCAACAAGGACATCGCCCTGGACCACGTCGTCCGGCGATCGTGGTCCTACCGGCAGTTCCAGTGTTTGGACAGTCTGTGGACCAGGGAGAGCGGCTGGAACCACCGCGCCTACAACAGCTCCTCCGGCGCCTACGGCATCCCGCAGGCGCTCCCGGGGGGAAAGATGCAAGGGGCGGGCCATGACTGGCGCTCCAACCCGGAGACGCAGATCCGCTGGGGCCTGACCTACATCAAGGGCAGGTACGGCCGGCCGTGCGACGCCTGGGGCCACTTCCAGGCGCACAACTGGTACTGA
- a CDS encoding aggregation-promoting factor C-terminal-like domain-containing protein, protein MPMLRRTGVLLLSATLVTAGGATAAQAQSSQATSVRNKATSTKATTKTATKVTANKALAKAMVAKRGWTRSQYRCLVKLWHRESGWNHRAANGSSGAYGIPQALPGSKMATKGRDWRTNPRTQIAWGLGYIKQRYRTPCGAWAHFRSRHWY, encoded by the coding sequence CCTCGTGACGGCAGGCGGGGCGACCGCCGCGCAGGCGCAGAGCTCCCAGGCGACCAGCGTCCGGAACAAGGCCACCAGCACCAAGGCCACCACCAAGACCGCCACCAAGGTCACCGCCAACAAGGCCCTCGCCAAGGCCATGGTGGCCAAGCGCGGCTGGACCAGGTCCCAGTACAGGTGCCTGGTCAAGCTCTGGCACAGGGAGAGCGGCTGGAACCATCGGGCCGCCAACGGCTCCTCCGGCGCCTACGGCATCCCGCAGGCGCTGCCCGGCAGCAAGATGGCCACCAAGGGCCGCGACTGGCGCACCAACCCCCGCACCCAGATCGCCTGGGGCCTCGGCTACATCAAGCAGCGCTACCGCACGCCGTGCGGCGCCTGGGCGCATTTCCGGTCGCGCCACTGGTACTGA
- a CDS encoding ferritin-like domain-containing protein: MSTHDLYTIPTELSTWNVEMAGSSRFTWEYDDGRDRMLALYQKGKDKQWDSAKRIDWDLEVDPYNVLGIPDQTIAIHGTPLWERMDDRQRREVRRHGAAWQFSQFLHGEQGAMICSAKIVETVPDLDSKFYAATQTMDEARHAETYARFLQEKVGLAYPINEHLKALLESTLTDSRWDMPYLGMQVLIEGLALAAFGVMRDITTKPLPKQILAYVMQDEARHVAFGRMALRDYYRDLSDSELREREDFVIEGCYLMRDRLRGRETWENMGLSKAEIHEAMEATEHSEYLRLFRSLLFSRIVPCVKDIGLWSPRLQQAYADMGVLEMAGQSLETLMRQDEEIAEKLDAARFAEEETERHAEVAETIALGESSQP; this comes from the coding sequence ATGTCGACGCACGATCTCTACACCATCCCCACCGAGCTCTCCACCTGGAACGTGGAGATGGCCGGTTCGAGCAGGTTCACCTGGGAGTACGACGACGGCCGGGACCGCATGCTCGCCCTGTACCAGAAGGGCAAGGACAAGCAGTGGGACTCGGCCAAGCGCATCGACTGGGACCTCGAGGTCGACCCGTACAACGTGCTCGGCATCCCCGACCAGACCATCGCCATCCACGGCACCCCGCTGTGGGAGCGGATGGACGACCGGCAGCGCCGGGAGGTGCGCCGGCACGGCGCCGCCTGGCAGTTCTCGCAGTTCCTGCACGGGGAACAGGGGGCCATGATCTGCTCGGCCAAGATCGTGGAGACGGTCCCCGACCTGGACTCCAAGTTCTACGCCGCCACCCAGACCATGGACGAGGCCCGCCACGCCGAGACCTACGCCCGCTTCCTGCAGGAGAAGGTGGGCCTCGCCTACCCGATCAACGAGCACCTGAAGGCGTTGCTGGAGAGCACGCTGACCGACTCGCGCTGGGACATGCCCTACCTCGGCATGCAGGTGCTCATCGAGGGGCTGGCGCTGGCGGCGTTCGGCGTGATGCGCGACATCACCACCAAGCCGCTGCCCAAGCAGATCCTCGCCTACGTCATGCAGGACGAGGCCCGCCACGTCGCCTTCGGGCGGATGGCGCTGCGCGACTACTACCGCGACCTGTCGGACAGCGAGCTGCGCGAGCGCGAGGACTTCGTCATCGAGGGCTGCTACCTCATGCGCGACCGGCTGCGCGGCCGGGAGACGTGGGAGAACATGGGCCTGTCCAAGGCCGAGATCCACGAGGCCATGGAGGCCACCGAGCACTCGGAGTACCTGCGGCTGTTCCGGTCGCTGCTGTTCAGTCGCATCGTGCCGTGCGTGAAGGACATCGGGCTCTGGAGCCCCCGCCTGCAGCAGGCGTACGCGGACATGGGCGTGCTGGAGATGGCCGGCCAGTCCCTGGAGACGCTGATGCGGCAGGACGAGGAGATCGCCGAGAAGCTGGACGCGGCCCGCTTCGCGGAGGAGGAGACCGAACGGCACGCGGAGGTGGCCGAGACGATCGCCCTCGGCGAGTCGTCCCAGCCGTAG
- a CDS encoding TetR/AcrR family transcriptional regulator, whose protein sequence is MTTEPLSRARIVAAAIDLIEREGADAVSMRRIAAELGVGVMSLYNHVPNKDALLSGVAEAVMSGIEFTDDPDAHWSDRVRMQARAFRQIAHHYPRSTMLVVSRTLHSSAGLLPVERALATLRSAGFDGVDAVRMLRMFIAFIVGSLLREVGVTPTFAPPQQRAVDAEQVDETLFPHVSELAPLLGHCDHEAEFEFGVELLISAIAVHPAREEGPR, encoded by the coding sequence ATGACCACGGAGCCCCTGTCCAGGGCGCGCATCGTCGCGGCGGCGATCGACCTGATCGAGCGTGAGGGCGCCGACGCGGTGTCCATGCGGCGCATCGCGGCGGAGCTGGGCGTCGGAGTGATGTCCCTCTACAACCACGTGCCCAACAAGGACGCGCTGCTGAGCGGGGTCGCCGAGGCCGTGATGAGCGGGATCGAGTTCACCGACGACCCGGACGCGCACTGGAGCGACCGGGTGCGGATGCAGGCGCGCGCCTTCCGGCAGATCGCGCACCACTACCCCCGCTCGACCATGCTCGTGGTCAGCCGCACGCTCCACTCCAGCGCCGGGCTGCTGCCTGTCGAGCGGGCGCTGGCCACGCTGCGCAGCGCCGGGTTCGACGGCGTCGACGCGGTGCGGATGCTGCGGATGTTCATCGCCTTCATCGTGGGCTCGCTGCTGCGCGAGGTCGGGGTGACGCCCACGTTCGCGCCGCCCCAGCAGCGCGCGGTCGACGCCGAGCAGGTGGACGAGACGTTGTTCCCGCACGTGAGCGAGCTGGCTCCGCTGCTCGGTCACTGCGACCACGAGGCGGAGTTCGAGTTCGGGGTGGAGTTGCTGATCTCGGCCATCGCCGTGCATCCGGCGCGCGAGGAGGGCCCCCGGTAG
- a CDS encoding peptidase, producing MRPSIIVAFLLVAGVLAPATSMLERSALAASLDEGIGIRLTEAPVEARADSRAWRYIIDHLAPGSVIRRRVEVSNTTGSPRRLSLYAAAAEVRDRRFRFAPGRTPNELSTWTTANRREVSLAPHARSTATITIRVPDDAAPGERYAVIWAEATDPAPPGGGVALVHRVGIRVYLSVGRGNPPGPAFTIDSLAAQRTPAGQQAVLAQVHNTGGRALDLSGDLRLSNGPGSLRAGPFKVQTGTTLAPGDVGSVTAVLDTRLPDGPWLARIQLASGLTKGAAEATITFPAAAGTAQAVKAEMDTGASDVIVIITGIVMAVLVTGALLLRRAGRRRRERVAS from the coding sequence GTGCGCCCTTCCATCATCGTCGCGTTCCTGCTGGTGGCCGGGGTTCTGGCCCCGGCCACCAGCATGCTCGAAAGGTCCGCGCTGGCAGCCTCCCTCGACGAGGGCATCGGGATCCGCCTCACCGAGGCGCCCGTCGAAGCACGGGCCGACTCGCGGGCCTGGCGCTACATCATCGACCACCTGGCGCCCGGTTCCGTCATCCGGCGGCGCGTGGAGGTGTCCAACACGACCGGCTCGCCCAGGCGTCTGTCGCTCTATGCGGCCGCCGCCGAGGTTCGCGACCGGAGATTCCGGTTCGCCCCCGGCCGCACCCCCAATGAGCTCTCCACCTGGACCACCGCGAACCGGCGCGAGGTGAGCCTGGCCCCGCACGCCCGTTCGACGGCCACGATCACCATCAGGGTGCCGGACGACGCCGCACCAGGAGAGCGCTACGCGGTGATCTGGGCCGAGGCGACCGACCCGGCGCCGCCAGGTGGCGGCGTCGCCCTGGTCCATCGCGTCGGAATCCGCGTCTACCTGTCGGTCGGCCGCGGCAACCCCCCGGGTCCGGCGTTCACCATCGACTCGCTGGCGGCCCAGCGCACGCCCGCCGGTCAGCAGGCCGTGCTCGCCCAGGTGCACAACACCGGGGGCCGGGCCCTGGACCTCAGCGGTGACCTGAGGCTGTCGAACGGACCGGGCAGCCTGAGGGCGGGCCCGTTCAAGGTACAGACGGGCACGACACTCGCTCCCGGCGACGTGGGATCCGTCACCGCCGTCCTGGACACACGGCTTCCGGACGGTCCGTGGCTCGCCCGGATCCAACTCGCGAGCGGCCTGACGAAGGGCGCCGCCGAAGCGACCATCACCTTCCCCGCCGCCGCGGGGACCGCGCAAGCGGTCAAGGCCGAGATGGACACGGGGGCGAGCGACGTCATCGTGATCATCACCGGCATCGTCATGGCCGTCCTCGTGACCGGCGCCCTCCTGCTCCGGCGAGCAGGTCGCCGCCGACGCGAGCGCGTCGCCTCGTGA